The window catTCGATAATCATGGCAGGTTTGTTGTCTTCTGGCCTGTGCGAGGGGTCACGCGAAGGGGATTCATCACAGACCTTACACGATGGTGCGACGCGGCGTTGTGTGTTTGAATCTCACGTTCATAATGTTTATAAGACccagtttgcttttctttgggAGTAAAATGGGCCAAACACATGAGGTTGCCATTACAATAATCTCAGCTTTTCCCAGGACTTCTCTCCCCGTAGCCTTACTTCTCACTAATTTAACAAACGATTACACATGTATTGAGCAATAGGAGCAGCCGAGGCCTGATGGCACAGGGTTAACAGCCCAGGCCGCCGTGTTGTTGTTGGACTTAAGTTTCCTTTTTGTTCTCCCACTGAAGGAACATGTTTACTCAGACCTTTTGGATTGTTTCCAGTTTAACCCTCGACCCCTCCAGCCAAAACTTCGAAAGGCGGATTTCTCACATTTCAAGGAGTAATTGCAGCCAACTTTTTGATGCTTTACTCCGCAATTTTTACAGCTGCTTTCAGTAGTTTTGAGGGTCCCGCATGCCGAGCACATTGCAGTCTATAGAAGAGAGGGGCTAGatgaggaaaggaaggaggatCACGTTACTCCCATTATCATGTTTCAGATAAACACAGTTTTCCTGTATTGTCATCTGGCACCTCTGagagccccccccaccccccgccctAGCCCCGCCACCCCCATGACTCAATCAATTTACCACAAAAATCTTCTGTTGTTTCAGATCTGGTGGAGAATTTCGACGAGGCATCCAAGGATGAGGCTAACTAGAGGAAAACGGACTCCCCGGGGTGTCAAACCTTGACAGGACCATGTGGGGCACAAgatgcttttctgtctttggagAGGTGGGAAGTTAATCGTTAAAGTACCTGAGAAGATGGATGATCTGTCAACTCTTGGCTGTGAGCATTCTGTGACTTGTGCACCACCTGAACAAAGTACTTGCATCCTCTCAAGTGAATTATTTTTGAGTAATTTTCTAGAATAGTACTCTGAAGTATTAAGAGCTGGGGGTAGCAGTATTTTTAGCGCAAGGTATTTTAGTCCTCATTCCACCTCTTCTTTTCCACCAGACTCTCCAAACGCTtgttgtgctctgtgtgtgcagtcagagTGAGAGATTGTGTCTGAAATGTGGCGTTCAAGGCTCCCTGCTGTACATGTTTCCTCCATGTTACTGAACCATAACTCTTTGTGGCCTCGCTCAAACCACCATATCTGGAATAAACCTTTGCTACTGTCAATAAATAAcccaaatttctgattttcttcttccctcAAGTCTTATTTTCACAGCTGAAATAGTGCGATTTTCCTTCTTTGAATTAGTTAGGATGCTCAACGTTATTGTAGGACTCACTTCACTGAAAAACCTCAAATAGATCTGAAGGAAGGattacagtgttttcttctcacGCCTCATCAGCAGATGTAGGATTTCTCTTGATGCACCCATGAGCTTAAAGCATTTTCATCCACAGCATAACAGTGTAGATACAAGATGCGAGACATTATGATAAAATCAGATGAATAAACAGACAGAACATACAACCACAAAGCTGTGAAATATGTTTTGCTTTAGCCGTGCGAGCAGTGTGGGGGTGGCGGCGCGGCGCGGCTCGGCTGGTCGAATCCTGCTGACTGTGGTGATCTGACGTTTCCTccagtgccaccatgaggtcgacatttgtgggtttttgtgaaatgtctcagctattggatggattgccataaaatttggTTCAGACCCTGTCAGTGACAGACTCTCCTGCCCTCTCTGCAGTACCCAGCAGATACTAAATAAGTGTATATTATCCCCATAACTGTGACTCCGTGAAATGCCTTTTCAAGAGATCTTTTAATTAAATAACAACTTCATTTCAATGACTATAAACAGTAGTTTGACCTTTTTGACTTGCAATCATAAATATCTGTACAGAGCGATGTCTTATACTGAGATCAATACAAGTTATTTGTTGACACAGACGGTGTGATTGGTAGAAAACACAGGCACCCTCACACAGAGGCAAACAGCACCACCGTCACCGTGTGGGACACTTGAATGAGGCATGAGATCACAGCACATTAGTATCacaacacagaggaacaaaacagacacactgtaCGTCAATGTACAACACAATCCAgaatattcaaataaataaacagtacaACAGACAGCTTGGCAGCGTCATAAAAGCGGTCTATAACGTGTGCGTTCCCGTCTGTAGACGGATTTTCAATCCACCCACCGGAGTCTGCTCACTGTAGACCAGACAGCATGAAGTGAGGCGATTTGACGAATTACTTTTACTATTAGGATCAATGTGTAGGTTTGAAAAACACTTGCCGTGACAGGAAAAGGATGGAACAGCCAATGATGGCGTTTAATACAAGATTGGAAACAAAACCTCCATGCTTAGTCAAAGCAAACTCAATCCTACACTGCGTGTTGTGCAGTGCAGTGCCTGCTGGGTTGCAGTGAAGAACTCAACCGTACACGTCCGCTCTTTGAAGATCTGCCGGTTCGTCTCGATCAGATTTGCTACTCCATGTGCGATGTGGAAAAGTGCAGTCAAACAGTTTCAAAGAGGGTTTAAAATTTTAAATTCACACAGCTCAAACCTTCGTGTGCATCACACCGACAGCATGCCGTCGATGCGGTGCGACGCtgctgaaatgtcactgaaCGGAACAAAATGTTCCCGCTGGGTGCGCTGCGTGATTGTCCGGAGCCCAGCGTTGTGCCTTTGGTATCCGTTTTCCTCAAGTGTCACGGTTCATTCTCTGATTCCCATCAGCAACTTCAGTAAGTGTGCCTCCATCACCTGTTGGactaaacacaaacattcagtgttttaataCGAATGGAAACATTTTCTTCCCCAAGAGGTCGTCCTTCACCTCCACAAGGGAGAAAACCGGCTGTGTTTTTGGCATGATTGTGAGATGATTTATTGAGGAATTTAGAAATTTTTACACATGCTGCTCAAGGTGGGAATGTTGCGCCTTTATTAAAACGTACAAACACAGAATGGGGGGGCACTGTTATTCCGCCTTTAAACCAGCAGCGGATGGAATATTAGACCTGAATCAACAGCTGTGTTCAAAGGGTGACGCTGTTGTGTCTCACATCATGTCTGTTTTGCTTCTGGAAGGCTAGCATGTTATCTAAAATCACATGCCAACATATCTAATTATACTTCTTATACATAGTAATTTATGCGTCTAATTAACACTTACCATTCCGGTGGCCCATAGCCACAGCCATGTCCATCGCATTGAAGCCAGAATCTGACTCAATGGTAGGATCAGCACCACTCTCTGgaagagacacaaacatgctgcattACTGTAACGGTTCATGTCGAACACAACATTTCCTAAACTCAAAAGAACTGTGATGTTTAGCGTTTTTAAAGAAAGTATCACAGGCGGATATCCCTCACCTAACAAGATCTCCACACAGCGCACGTGGTTCCCGTGGACAGCGTACAGCAGAGGGGCTCCTCCGTTCTGAAACCCACAGAGCGAACATCACAACAGGCAGAACAGTTTGACACCTCCAGGGGGCGCCATTTGACAGCCAGAGCAACATCAAGCCCCCGCACGAAGTGAGTGAAGAAAATCACGTCATGTTCTACTTAACCAGATCAAATGGATGCGATAAAGGCTTCGTATTGTTACCCAGTCATATTCATTGACATCCACACCGCAGTCAATGAGCATCTTCACAATGTCAGTGTATCCCTTACTGCAGGCCAGGGACAACGCACTTTCCCTCCCTTTGGCCAGGAGGTTGGGGTCAGCACCCTGCAGCGAAGAACGATACAGACTGGTGAGTAAATAAAGCCGGCGTGCTCGATTACAATAAAACAACGAGACCTGGATGAAACAGCAAGTTTTTCGTACATTCTGGAGCAGAAACTCGACGACAGCGATTTGTCCATGTGCAGCCGCCCACATCAGCGGGGTAAAGCCTTCCTCATCTTGAAGATTGATCACTGTCTCTATTAAAATGATacataaaaagattaaaaaataaataaatgaggaTTTGTCCAATCTTTACAAAAATTGTCACTATTTCCAACATTTTCTAGACGAAATTATtaatcaagacaaaaaaatctgcagattaatctaTGATGAAAATCACTGCTAGCTGCAGCTCTAAACATTATTCCTCTATGGCTTTCACACCTGTTTGACGACCCAGGTGGGCTGCCTACCTTGTTCAATCCTGCTGGCGAGAAACACCATTTCACCTTGAGCTGCCAGCTGATGAATGGACaaagctgagaggaaaaacGTGCATGTGCCCATTAATATTTTGACTTGACTGCTGACATGTTTAATAAGGTAAGATAAGCCAACTGTGGTACTTACAATGCACCAAAAGAGGTGTGGAGGAAACCTCGTTGCCGCGGTGTTTATTGGTGAGTGTGGTGGACTGTTTGATGGGGGAGAAATGTTTGGTGGTGGATGGCGTGTAAACATGGCGCACCTGTATGCCCGGGGAAGGTGAGGTCTGGATATTGCACTCAGCTGAAAGTGAAGGACAACGTTAAACTTGATAGGACGCTATCACAGGAAGGCTTAATTCAAATGAAAGCGCTTTATCGAGTTACTGTGACTTTAGAGGCAAACGGACGGCTTCTCTAACCTTTAAATAGAACAGAAGCCACCTCCAGATCTGAGTTGACCTGGTCCTGGATGTTCTTGCTATCCTCCTCGTTGAGCGACTTCACAAATCTGGAGCAAACGTTCATGTCAAAGCGGTTGGGCAGGATGAATTTGATGCCCATGGCCACATTTTGGGTGCCCGGGTCATCTCCCGTCGACTGCTCAGTCTTGATCGCACCCAAATCCGGCATTACACAGATCCCCTCCATGTCCTCAGAAACCAGGGGACACTCTGCTGTCCCATCTGAGGCTGACACGGTATCGTTGTCCATCCTCTGCTCACACTCCAAACTGTCACACTGAGGTTAAACTGAAACCACTGCACGCCTGAAATATGGAGACAAATCGGTGTTTAGTCTtagttaacattagcatggCGCTGACATCAGGTCCTGACGTTAAATATCAAACTGTGTTAGCTAccagttagcatgctagctatTGTTATCGTAACCTTCCGTTGGTTCACTCACTCTGTGGCAATTACACTTGATGTGTTTACATTAAGCGTAGACGTGAAGAAAGaccatttaaaaataaaaaaaaaacaaagacatttcttACTCGAAACTGCATTGTTTTACTTGAATTCCCTCATGCGGTCATTTCTCTTATTTCGGTGTTTTGATAAATGTACGCATGCGCACTTTGTCGCATCCACAACGGGGTGCATCCACAATTAAcgtccctctttctttcttttctttttttttttttttagttccgGAACCTTTGTATTATACTGCCATTATATTAACATAGCAGAATGGCAAAATAAGTTACCCAGAGTGCTTTTACATAAGGTGTTCTTGATATTTTCATGGACTTAATAAGGCAATCTACAACAAGTATTATTTTCCAATAAAGCAGTAACCTCATTAACAAATGACAGACTGAACAAATAAGACAATTCAATTTACACCTTATTTTAAACAGTTATCTGAAGTCATAACTGAGGCTGATAATTCTCTAAGAATCACACAGCAAGAAAATGTGTCATTGCTCAAATTCCCTAATTTTAACAAAAGTATACATATATAGTTATAGTATATACTATATAGTCAACACAAATGTTCAAGGAGCCCCAAAATAGAACTGTGATTCACACTACCCAGACTTGGTAAACTAACTTCAATTTTACTTTACTCTCCAGCAAATGGGAGAAatcttttattttctaatttgtCATTAAAGTttctttttattgaacttgTACAATGTACAAAACTTGTGCACAAACATAGCAAAATTCATTCTTTTCGTAAACttaaaatacatgcaaacaaTGGTGAACAAATATAACATACATCATCTATAATACAAGGGGGTAGagtttcatattaaaaataaatcatctcATAAACAAAGGGACATACAATCtcacataaaaaataaagagtggaaaaaaactTTTAGactgtcaaacattttttgtgCTATTTTACTCTTTATTAACTATAAAGATTTTAAGTACAACTTATACTCGTTCAAAAAGGGAACAAAAATAAGGGATGATTGAAGTTCTATTTTCAAACATGAGAAATAAAAGAGACAAGGGAACTTCGTTGAGCAGAATACGGAAATGAGCCACAGTACCCACCGGAAACCATAGATATATCTATGCCGGAAACCGACTCTCCTGCCGTAAAGACGTCATGAGTGAAGTAAAGCGTcacactgccccctgctggctaCAGGTATTAATGTACATAGAATACAAAGCGTTAATGAGGTTAAAAATACTCACGAAATGAGCACTGAAATGAATTTAATGCGCTGTAATAAACGATAAGAAGGAAGAGGTACAACAAACAGTAGACGCATGactatttatgttttatatatttttgtttattttcaataTATTTCAAGTTTGGTCATTTGAGTTTGTTTATTGATTAATGGACAATTTTCTTCAATACTCAACTGTCACATTTGATTTAACCTGTTAAAGAAAAGGTGAGTAATGATGTTATACTTAACTGTTTACTTACTTCTAAAGTGAGAGAAGAAAAGTATGTTTAAGTTGACTATGAAAgagagattttttaaaaaaatgttgtgtACTAAGAGAACTTTTGTACCTTTTGtaaattattttgaaaataatacattcccaatgaagctgctgaagaggaagcattgtattccttccttccttccttccttccttccttccttccttccttccttccttccttccttcccttttcAGGGTGTAACATCAGCACACATCAGATGGACAGTCAGACCATGTCCCACCACACATTCAGTCTCACAGTCTTTGGACTTTTTAGAAAGATCATCCATACACAGACTGAACAGAACAGGTGACAATATTCCACCTTACTTTGATGCATCCAGGAAGCACAATACCTTGAATAGGATACTAGCCAGGGCAAATggtctgcagttttctatgctGGATATTTTACCGGCTTTGTGTTCGTCTACTGGCACTAATAAGATAGACGgggcacggtggtaacactgtcgcctcacagctatAAGGTCCTGGGTTCAATTCCTGCCTGGAGTGCCCTTtaggggcctttctgtgtggagtttgcatgttctccccatgttcacctggggtatcctccacaaaaaaacactaaaaacatgcaagaagatcaccacctgaccaatggtgacaaaaaaggaactgggtccccggcgCCGCcattggctggcagcccaccgctcctggatgggtcaaatgtggaggaaCAATTTCAGcaaaagcatggcgtgtgcatgttgtgctgttgtgttgACATGGGCGTGTTGTgcggtgattaataaagtatgtcttactaataaaacagacagcacagagtCAGAGAATATGCCACGCATGATTAATCCAGACAAACGCAAAGCAAGTGGCGCTGAGATCCTGTGGCTAGCATACTTCAGATGTTCTGCGTTTTTTTGGTCAGAGCCACATGCTTTGTTCACTGTCAGTTTCCCAGTGGCTCAGCAGCACACGTCACCAGGTCTAATAACCACATCATCACCTTTAGGAACATCAACATGAGTGCTGCTCTCAGcgtcctgcactgaaaacacGATGAAAGCACACCACGTTACACCTGACCCGGTGTGAACGGCACTTTGGGGAGcatttgaaaatgtattcagaAAAACAGTGACTGTAAAGGTGATGCATGTGGCATGTTGTTTGGAAAGCCTCCACACGATGGCAGTGTTGTTCGTTCAGTCTCTTTTCACTCTGAGTTTACCAAATGATGACACCACAGTCTCAAAGGTCATGCAGTGCATTGCTGCAAATAAGATGGGCTTTGTTCCACAGTCACATTATCTACAgtcctctctcactgtctcccaAACTGAAGGTTTGGGGCTTTAAAGAAGTGTCCATTTAGAAGACGGGTccataaaaatatattattaagTTGACTGTTATTAACCACCTTGGATACAAACAAATCTCGTGGCTAAAAGTGACTAAATATATGTTTCCTGTGACAAATACTGacacagtataaatacacaggAGATAATAATAACATCTGCTTAATGATATAACAGCGCAGAGCTCAGAGTTGTGTGAAACACACTTCTGAGTTCTGTTTCATACTGTTATTATCTCTGAGTCGACGTTTTCTCAGAAACACTAAAAATGCTGTGGTGGAAGAGGTACTATATGTGATAAGTCACAGTTTAAACACAATACTCTTTTACAAGTAAAAAGTATGAAGATTGCCAGCAAAATGTAATTACAGTATCAAAAGTGAAGCATTTTGTAAGCAGAGTCACACCTTCAGGGAGTTCTTTTATGATAGATGTGAATTATTGATATTGTAATGAGTAAGCTGCATTTTAATGGTGCAGGTGGTTGACTGAATGTCAAGTACTCGTGTTGTTGGtaattgttgctttttataGTCATGTACACCTACCTACTTGCACGTATATGTACGTAAGTACATTGCATGTTGTGTATTCACCAGCTGCTGTTCAGCTTTTAGCTGTATGTCTGTTTCTATCTTCCTGTAAATTGTTTTTGGCAACTTTCAGACGGAGTCAGATTCCTTGTacttgtacacacacagcaggcctATTTGGCAGATAAAGCTGATTTTGATTTAATATTCTGTTTAACCTGTAGCTGAGGGTTATGCACGCTTGTACTTGGGGGAAATAATGAAGTAATAACACAAGGCTCAGCAGTATAAAACAAGAACTTTTTCACTGCTTTCACCTTCACCAGGTTCATCCAATTTGTGTatctttcacaataaaagccctcGACATGGTGGCAGATTAAACTCACTCAGGACCTTCCACTAACAGGCAAATCTGACAAATCTCTGAAACGACATTAGATTTTATTTGTCAGTCACATGTTGTGTTAAGTAGTAACTCAAGCTGAGGAATAAATGTAGTAGagacataaaatatatatatatatatatatatatatatatatatatatatatatatatatatatatataaaatatggaAAAGTTACAGTCAAGTACTACTCTGAGGTACTTGTAGtctactttacttgagtatttccactttCTGTTACTTCATACTTCTACCCTGCAACATTTTCGAGgcaaatatttcacttttaattcctctttatttatttcaaagctTGGCTCACCAGttaattcacattttcagaTCATTAATACAACATGTAATTAACAAGTAAATGATGTTATATTATTATAGATAAGGCATAAAATCATTAAACTGAACTCCTCTgatcagctgcaacattaaagtgatgattcagtaaagtgtgttttattctgaCATAATCCTGCATTAGGAGTACTTTTGGTACACTGgaaagtatattttgatgctaatattTAAGGTCTTTTACTCAGGTTACATTTTTGAATGCAGCTCTTTCACTTGAGTATTTATATTgctaacataacataacattgctaatagtacttttacttgagtaaaactTCTTCTTGCACCACTGATTACACCATAAAGTCCAGTAAAAGTAGCGCATGTAAGGTGTGAAATGTCACCATGAAGtcattatataaataaaaatacaagcaCGTGTCACATCACGGGAGCATCGCATCCTCCCGCCGCCGCTCCCGTCCTGCAGGCCCGGTGTGTGAGGGGGGGGCTGGACCAGAGGACGCAGAGAGGAGACGCAACTCCGGCGACACCCACAAACAAACTCCCAACCGACTCCCTCCCGGAGCGCACAGAGGACTGAAGCTGGGACAGACAAATGCGGAGGAAAGGTGGGGAAGGTGTCTTCTTAAGCCTCTTCAgcggagaagcagcagagaaacttttgttcttgtttttttttttttttttttttaattttagattACAAGTGGTGCGATTTCAGCTGTCGACGGATCGGACGGAGCGCTGCGGGCTGAGAGACGACGGCAGGTAACGACAGGACTGGAGGACTCATCTGTGGGGACAAGTTCAGATATCTTTTAAGGAAAGCTCGAAGGAGACGGCACCGTGCAGTCAGATCATCGAGGTGACACTCACTCGtacttttttttggttttaaatCTGTCGGTTTATTGATGTGTAGAGCATGAAATGCTGGTGCGTTCATAGGTAAACCGTAAAACACGGAGCTTCAACGTGTCCATTCAAACCCCCGCTTTAACACCGCTGCGGTGTTTTTACTCTGGTGCGTTCACTGACCGTCGTTGACTGCAGGAGTTAAAGCAGTGCATGCCATTGATTGTTCTTTGAGGGTATGTTTGGATGCTGATGATGTTTGGAAGTCCTGTTGTCACCTCTTTGAAGCGAGGTCACATCCCATTATGTCTCACCATAGGGTATGGAAGAGGTGGCTGACTGTTGACACATGACcttattttaagatttttatatttgtgttcCTGTCTATATAATCAATAAGTCGTCTGAAAGAAAGTTTTCATGCCTTTTCATCTCAATGACACTGCTGAGAGATGAGCATCACTGTATTTCCGGGCACCAAGTGACAACGTTAACCTGTCGTAAGcaaagagctgaaagcagagcagcaccTTTTCATCCAGCCTATAACTGATCGCAGCTCGTCATGTGAGAGGAATTAGATTATTCAATCATGCATCACCTGAAAAAATGTTCAGGACAACAGGATCAGCTTGTTCGCGTCTGAAAATATGTGCATCAGTATGGAGATGTCAGCGCGGGCTTCCTAAATGCTCTTTGACAGCGTGCGTTCTCTTGTTATGTGTAATCTCTTTTCTCACGCTCTGCTCTGGATCGCGTGGCCACCAGCCAGGTCAGGTCTCTTATTCACATCCAGCATTTCAGAGGCTGAAGTCCCGCCGGGGACAATGACTGACACCGATTCTTGTGCAAAGTCGAAAAACTGGACTCGGGATTTAAGATGTGTCCTTACAAGCAGCTCCGGCGTCTTATTTAGGTCACTGCGGTTTGCTCACGGATGACTCAAAAGTTGTTTTTGACCTTTGAACTCAAGAAGCTGAAATCAAGACGGATCTGGATCCGTCCTCTGCGTGGAGTCAGATTATGGCTTTAAACCTTGCGCAAACAAGAGCATAGCAGAATATGAACATCTGTTGATGTAATGGGGCGCAACCTGCCAGCCGAGCACAATGTTTATTCTACAGTGTGACACATAAACCTCCTGAAGTCCTGCTTTACAATAGTGTGACCCCTTTGAGACGAGCGGGATTAAACACACGGAAAGACGCCCAGGCCCGGGGCATTGCACTCCTTTATTGATAAGATGTCCTTTGGAGACAGTATTAGAGCATGCAAACGTGATAGTGATATTACTGTTAGATGCACACAAAGGACCTCATCAGTTCGTTTGGTAGAGAGTGAGCTGCTGTAACGACACTGGATCCTGATCTTGGTGTTGGTCACCTCTGtcattttatggttttattttcatttaatgacATAAAGTAATCTTGGGTTTAACCCAGATTCAGAGGACAGAACCTCCTGCAACTGGAACTGTGGTGTTAAATGCACTGACTTTATACACTTATGAAGCATACAATCAGTCTTTTAATCAccttttaagtcattttttcaACATGAAATGCCAAATATTCTCCAATTCCAGCTTCTTCGATGTGAGGAGGGCTGaggtttttctctttttctctgtttaattgtaatatttatttatgcatacagtatattctgGGTTGTGAGCAGttagtcagacaaaacatgTCTCAAGATTTCGGCCTGTGAATGATTGATACACTGAGTGATTCATCGATGAACAGAGAAAACTATCGTCACATTCACTGACTGGGACCTGGCTGCGACTCACCAGCTCATGCGAGCAGCCTGCAGAGCTGACACCACTGTGCAGCTTTGAAGTCATGCACTATTCACAGCTGCGAGTGAAGTCACAGCGGATCAGGTGTGTGCTGATGATACAGTTACCCTTTCTTCCTCTGCCGCGTCCTGCCCGAAGAGCCGGACGTTGACTGTGCTGCAGTCAGCGCAGCTTCA is drawn from Chaetodon trifascialis isolate fChaTrf1 chromosome 20, fChaTrf1.hap1, whole genome shotgun sequence and contains these coding sequences:
- the ankra2 gene encoding ankyrin repeat family A protein 2; amino-acid sequence: MDNDTVSASDGTAECPLVSEDMEGICVMPDLGAIKTEQSTGDDPGTQNVAMGIKFILPNRFDMNVCSRFVKSLNEEDSKNIQDQVNSDLEVASVLFKAECNIQTSPSPGIQVRHVYTPSTTKHFSPIKQSTTLTNKHRGNEVSSTPLLVHSLSIHQLAAQGEMVFLASRIEQETVINLQDEEGFTPLMWAAAHGQIAVVEFLLQNGADPNLLAKGRESALSLACSKGYTDIVKMLIDCGVDVNEYDWNGGAPLLYAVHGNHVRCVEILLESGADPTIESDSGFNAMDMAVAMGHRNVQQVMEAHLLKLLMGIRE